A genome region from Panthera leo isolate Ple1 chromosome A2, P.leo_Ple1_pat1.1, whole genome shotgun sequence includes the following:
- the HTR5A gene encoding 5-hydroxytryptamine receptor 5A, whose protein sequence is MDSPVNLTYFSLSTPAPLETNRSGLGGEDSRPSPLLSVFGVLILTLLGFLVAATFSWNLLVLATILRVRTFHRVPHNLVASMAISDVLVAALVMPLSLVHELSGRRWQLGRRLCQLWIACDVLCCTASIWNVTAIALDRYWSITRHLQYTLRTRKRVSNVMIVLTWALSAVISLAPLLFGWGETYSEDNEECQVSREPSYTVFSTVGAFYLPLCVVLFVYWKIYKAARFRVGSRTNSVSPISEPVEAKTSAQQPQMVFTVRHTTVTFQTEGDTWREQKEQKAALMVGILIGVFALCWIPFFTTELISPLCSCDIPTIWKSIFLWLGYSNSFFNPLIYTAFNKNYNSAFKNFFSKQH, encoded by the exons ATGGATTCGCCTGTGAACCTAACCTActtttccctctccacccccgCCCCTTTGGAGACCAACCGCAGCGGCCTCGGCGGGGAAGACTCgcgccccagccccctcctctccgTCTTCGGTGTGCTTATCCTGACCTTGCTGGGCTTTCTGGTGGCCGCCACGTTCTCCTGGAACCTGCTGGTGCTGGCGACCATTCTCCGTGTGCGCACCTTCCACCGGGTTCCGCACAACTTAGTGGCGTCCATGGCCATCTCGGATGTGCTGGTGGCCGCTCTGGTCATGCCCCTGAGCCTGGTGCACGAGCTGTCCGGGCGCCGCTGGCAGCTGGGCCGGCGGCTGTGCCAGCTGTGGATCGCGTGCGACGTGCTCTGCTGCACGGCCAGCATCTGGAACGTGACGGCCATCGCGCTGGACCGCTACTGGTCCATCACCCGCCACCTGCAGTACACACTGCGCACCCGCAAGCGCGTCTCCAACGTTATGATAGTGCTCACCTGGGCGCTCTCCGCCGTGATCTCCCTGGCTCCGCTGCTCTTCGGCTGGGGGGAGACCTACTCCGAGGACAACGAGGAGTGCCAGGTGAGCCGCGAGCCGTCCTACACCGTGTTCTCCACCGTGGGCGCCTTCTACCTGCCCCTCTGCGTCGTGCTCTTCGTGTACTGGAAGATCTACAAGGCGGCCAGGTTCCGCGTGGGCTCCAGGACCAACAGTGTCTCACCCATATCGGAGCCTGTGGAG GCGAAGACCTCTGCTCAGCAGCCTCAGATGGTGTTCACAGTCCGCCACACCACCGTCACCTTCCAGACAGAAGGGGACACGTGGAGGGAGCAGAAAGAGCAGAAGGCCGCCCTGATGGTGGGCATCCTCATTGGGGTGTTTGCACTCTGCTGGATCCCTTTCTTCACCACGGAGCTCATCAGCCCCCTGTGTTCCTGCGACATCCCCACCATCTGGAAGAGCATCTTCCTTTGGCTTGGCTACTCCAACTCCTTCTTTAACCCCCTGATCTATACAGCTTTCAACAAGAACTACAACAGTGCCTTCAAGAACTTCTTTTCTAAGCAACACTGA